The following are encoded together in the Holophagales bacterium genome:
- a CDS encoding amidohydrolase, whose product MRTALLAILLLSPLAAPAPAPEPAADLLLTGGRVWTADPSRPWAEAVAVRDGRVALVGTDAEVALLKGPKTTTVALRGRLVTPGFEDAHMHLMSGARNLERVDLAEETTLTGLQERIRSFAEANPKSPWIVGRGWVYGSFPGGLPTRQQLDAIVPDRPAYMDCYDGHTGWANSKALALAGITRDTKDPVNGTIVRDPRTGEPTGALKEAAGSLVEELIPEPNAERHYALLLQALALLNGKGITAVQDAGWDAEEVARFLPLLERARAEGKLTVRTRLTVSIAPGDPAPGIAEAVRLREKYRDGAIVFGGVKGYVDGVIEAHTAAMLAPYSDDPEVGRGTPRWDQAALDRAVADADKAGLQVWLHSIGDRGIRMALDAYAAAAKQHGPRDRRHRVEHVEAIDAADAPRFAALGAVASMQPLHANPDQNNETVWSPNAGPERASRGFAWRLIEQTGGRLAFGSDWPVVTPDVLRGLYCAVARKTREGRPAGGWQPQLAVSVENALRHYTIDAAWAGFGDRERGSIQVGKRADLVVLSRDILAAPPEEILQTKILLTLFEGKPVWRDPSPQ is encoded by the coding sequence ATGCGCACTGCCCTGCTCGCGATCCTGCTGCTGTCCCCGCTCGCCGCCCCCGCCCCCGCCCCCGAGCCCGCCGCCGACCTGCTCCTGACCGGCGGGCGGGTGTGGACCGCCGACCCGTCCCGGCCATGGGCCGAGGCCGTGGCGGTACGCGACGGGCGCGTCGCCCTCGTCGGAACTGACGCGGAAGTGGCCCTGCTGAAGGGGCCGAAGACGACGACGGTCGCGCTCCGGGGGCGCCTCGTCACCCCCGGTTTCGAGGACGCGCACATGCACCTCATGAGCGGGGCCCGCAACCTCGAGCGCGTGGACCTCGCGGAGGAGACGACCCTGACCGGGCTGCAGGAGAGGATCCGGAGCTTCGCCGAGGCCAACCCGAAGAGCCCCTGGATCGTGGGACGGGGCTGGGTCTACGGGTCGTTTCCCGGCGGCCTCCCCACGCGCCAGCAGCTCGACGCGATCGTTCCCGATCGGCCGGCCTACATGGACTGCTACGACGGGCATACCGGCTGGGCCAACAGCAAGGCCCTTGCGCTCGCAGGCATCACCCGTGACACGAAGGACCCGGTGAACGGCACCATCGTGCGCGACCCGAGGACGGGCGAGCCGACCGGGGCGTTGAAGGAAGCGGCGGGCAGCCTCGTCGAGGAGCTGATCCCCGAGCCGAACGCAGAGAGGCACTACGCCCTGCTGCTCCAGGCCCTCGCCCTGCTCAACGGCAAGGGGATCACCGCGGTTCAGGACGCGGGCTGGGACGCCGAGGAGGTGGCCCGGTTCCTCCCACTCCTCGAGAGGGCACGCGCGGAGGGCAAGCTCACGGTACGTACCCGCCTGACCGTGAGCATCGCTCCGGGCGACCCCGCCCCCGGCATCGCGGAGGCCGTCCGCCTGCGGGAAAAGTACCGCGACGGCGCGATCGTCTTCGGCGGCGTGAAGGGGTACGTCGACGGGGTGATCGAGGCGCACACCGCGGCGATGCTGGCGCCGTACTCCGACGACCCCGAAGTGGGCCGGGGAACGCCGCGCTGGGACCAGGCCGCCCTCGACCGCGCGGTCGCTGATGCAGACAAGGCCGGCCTCCAGGTGTGGCTCCACTCCATCGGGGACCGCGGGATCCGCATGGCCCTCGACGCCTACGCGGCGGCGGCGAAGCAGCACGGTCCGCGCGACCGCCGGCATCGCGTCGAGCACGTGGAGGCGATCGACGCGGCGGACGCCCCGCGCTTCGCGGCCCTGGGGGCGGTGGCCTCCATGCAACCGCTGCACGCCAACCCCGACCAGAACAACGAGACGGTCTGGTCGCCCAACGCCGGTCCGGAGCGCGCCAGCCGCGGCTTCGCCTGGCGGCTCATCGAGCAGACCGGGGGCCGCCTGGCTTTCGGCAGCGACTGGCCGGTCGTGACCCCCGACGTGCTCCGCGGGCTGTACTGCGCGGTGGCGCGCAAGACCCGCGAGGGAAGGCCCGCCGGCGGCTGGCAGCCGCAGCTCGCGGTGAGTGTGGAGAACGCGCTGCGCCACTACACGATCGACGCGGCCTGGGCCGGGTTCGGGGATAGGGAGCGGGGCTCGATCCAGGTCGGAAAGCGCGCGGACCTCGTCGTGCTCTCGCGCGACATCCTCGCCGCGCCGCCTGAAGAGATCCTCCAGACGAAGATCCTCCTGACTCTCTTCGAGGGCAAGCCCGTCTGGCGCGACCCGTCGCCACAGTGA
- a CDS encoding dual specificity protein phosphatase family protein yields the protein MTPPLPIPECYWVVPGLLLAGEYPFSFVEEEGRARLRAFLDAGIRLFVDLTEERESGRTGVLEPYEVALEEEAAAKGVGARKVRHPVRDMSVPRADGLERIVAELDGAVERGEPAYVHCWGGIGRTGTAVASFLARRHGVTGDEALALLDALWQDVPKSAVFPESPQTEEQRRAVRRFAGNGDGKP from the coding sequence ATGACCCCGCCACTCCCGATTCCCGAGTGCTACTGGGTCGTTCCCGGCCTTCTCCTCGCGGGCGAGTACCCTTTCTCTTTCGTCGAGGAGGAGGGGCGCGCTCGTCTCCGTGCCTTTCTGGACGCCGGCATCCGGCTCTTCGTCGACCTGACGGAGGAGCGGGAGAGCGGGCGGACGGGTGTTCTGGAGCCGTACGAGGTCGCCCTCGAGGAAGAGGCGGCGGCCAAAGGAGTCGGGGCCCGGAAGGTCCGCCACCCCGTGCGCGACATGAGCGTGCCGCGCGCCGACGGCCTCGAGCGGATCGTCGCGGAGCTGGACGGCGCCGTGGAGCGCGGCGAGCCGGCCTACGTCCACTGCTGGGGGGGCATCGGGAGGACCGGCACCGCGGTGGCCTCGTTCCTCGCCCGCCGCCACGGGGTGACGGGAGACGAGGCGCTCGCGCTCCTGGACGCACTCTGGCAGGACGTGCCGAAGAGCGCTGTCTTCCCCGAGTCGCCCCAGACGGAAGAGCAGCGGCGGGCCGTCCGCCGATTCGCCGGGAACGGGGACGGGAAGCCGTGA
- a CDS encoding alpha/beta hydrolase, which produces MTAVRMLSLTLPGPTGSLEALLRLPPSPAGAAVVAHPHSLFGGTMHTKVVHRTAKFLAERFHLASLRFNFRGVGASEGTYDEGRGETDDLVSAVGFVRERYPSGPLALAGFSFGSLCAARAALVVEPTVLLLIGVPSDRWPEEEARALAGRNVVWVQGAADQFGPGKVALETAARYGFRAAVVPGADHFFTGRLDAFEKTAVGLLVEAGLARPRAHA; this is translated from the coding sequence GTGACCGCCGTCCGAATGCTCTCCCTGACGCTTCCCGGGCCCACCGGCTCCCTCGAGGCGCTCCTTCGCCTCCCGCCGAGCCCGGCGGGCGCCGCCGTCGTCGCCCACCCTCACTCCCTCTTCGGCGGAACGATGCACACGAAGGTCGTCCACCGGACCGCGAAGTTCCTGGCCGAGCGGTTCCATCTCGCCTCGCTCCGCTTCAATTTCCGGGGCGTGGGCGCGTCCGAGGGAACGTACGACGAGGGGCGTGGAGAGACGGACGACCTCGTCTCCGCGGTCGGGTTCGTCCGCGAAAGGTACCCGTCCGGCCCGCTGGCTCTCGCGGGCTTCTCCTTCGGATCGCTCTGCGCGGCGCGGGCCGCTCTCGTCGTGGAGCCCACCGTCCTTCTCCTGATCGGCGTCCCCTCGGACCGCTGGCCCGAAGAGGAAGCCCGGGCCCTGGCGGGACGCAACGTCGTCTGGGTCCAGGGGGCGGCGGATCAGTTCGGCCCCGGAAAGGTCGCCCTCGAGACCGCGGCCCGGTACGGCTTCCGGGCGGCCGTCGTGCCGGGAGCGGACCACTTCTTCACCGGGCGGCTCGATGCGTTCGAGAAGACCGCCGTAGGCCTCCTCGTCGAGGCCGGGCTCGCGCGGCCAAGGGCCCACGCCTGA
- a CDS encoding RNA methyltransferase: MSDRIESPANPRIAAAVRAAREGKALVLEGARMLVDALDAGLVPDVVFAASDLAPVDTVAVDRARRAGVEIVEVSPRALSRLSDLGSTRALVALAPVPSSTLPALAGSRLVLLLDGLQDPANVGAILRAAEAFGAGGVVLTPGTASPFAQKAFRASAGSALRVPVVSNVLSTEAVTWVRATGATLAGADAHDGREPDTLEALAPLVLAIGSEGHGLSAPVFDALDLRVRIPVSARVESLNAAVATGILLYALSPKTSAEKR; the protein is encoded by the coding sequence GTGAGCGACCGCATCGAATCGCCGGCGAACCCGCGCATCGCCGCAGCCGTCCGCGCGGCGCGGGAAGGCAAAGCGCTCGTCCTCGAGGGTGCCAGGATGCTCGTCGACGCCCTCGACGCGGGCCTCGTACCGGACGTCGTCTTCGCGGCGTCCGACCTCGCGCCCGTCGACACCGTGGCCGTAGACCGCGCGCGGCGTGCCGGCGTCGAGATCGTCGAGGTCTCCCCCCGCGCCCTTTCGCGCCTCTCCGACCTCGGGTCGACCCGGGCCCTCGTGGCTCTCGCACCCGTGCCGTCCTCGACGCTCCCGGCTCTCGCCGGGTCGCGGCTCGTCCTCCTCCTCGACGGGCTTCAGGACCCCGCGAACGTCGGCGCGATCCTCCGGGCTGCGGAGGCCTTCGGCGCCGGAGGTGTCGTCCTGACGCCGGGCACCGCATCGCCTTTCGCTCAGAAGGCGTTCCGCGCCTCGGCAGGAAGCGCCCTGAGGGTTCCCGTCGTGAGTAACGTCCTCTCGACCGAGGCCGTGACCTGGGTCCGCGCAACCGGGGCCACCCTGGCCGGGGCCGACGCCCACGACGGCCGCGAACCAGACACGCTGGAGGCTCTCGCGCCCCTCGTCCTGGCCATCGGCTCGGAAGGGCACGGGCTCTCGGCGCCGGTCTTCGACGCACTCGACCTGAGGGTCCGGATTCCCGTCTCTGCGCGGGTCGAGTCGCTCAACGCCGCCGTGGCGACGGGAATCCTCCTCTACGCGCTCTCCCCGAAGACCTCTGCCGAGAAGCGGTAG
- a CDS encoding DUF1207 domain-containing protein codes for MPTSVPECEEELPRRPTKRRAACSLCAVSLSFALLLGAHAALSEEKASDEFLAGYVASLVERNLHWDRDSYRLTVVNGVATITLFEDDPSRRKAAEQELSTVKELRGVAIEVKAAEAVPSGAVGGAPEAAGKGEAFPTGDFFRPLVADPKQAQFFVGLNRFTSSGARFTMASVGFGETFGLYRFFGSSEGQGLQLSVQGAIFAQFNMDTPSYDLVNADYVIGFPVTFRHGNGSLRFRIYHQSSHLGDELLLGANPPDRVNLSFEATELLYSHEWRSLRLYAGGEYLLHNEPADLEPLSAHWGLEFRGKKALLWHGRPIAGVDMKSLEEHDWAIDTSVKAGLEFGHPDPGQRRLRLMAEWYRGFDPHGQFYVNEVEYYGLALSLGF; via the coding sequence ATGCCCACATCCGTTCCGGAGTGCGAAGAGGAGCTTCCCAGGCGACCCACGAAGCGGCGCGCCGCTTGCAGCCTTTGTGCGGTCTCCCTGAGCTTCGCGCTTCTCCTCGGAGCGCACGCTGCCCTCTCGGAGGAGAAGGCCAGCGACGAGTTCCTGGCCGGTTACGTCGCCTCCCTCGTCGAGCGGAATCTGCACTGGGACCGGGACTCCTATCGCCTGACGGTCGTGAACGGGGTTGCCACCATCACCCTGTTCGAAGACGACCCATCGCGGCGGAAGGCGGCCGAGCAGGAACTCTCCACCGTCAAGGAGCTGCGCGGGGTCGCGATAGAAGTGAAGGCCGCGGAAGCCGTTCCATCCGGAGCCGTGGGTGGAGCGCCGGAAGCGGCCGGGAAGGGAGAGGCCTTTCCGACGGGTGACTTCTTCCGGCCCCTCGTCGCCGATCCGAAGCAGGCACAGTTCTTCGTCGGCCTGAACCGCTTCACCTCGTCGGGCGCGCGGTTCACCATGGCGTCCGTCGGGTTCGGCGAGACCTTCGGCCTTTACCGTTTCTTCGGCAGCTCCGAAGGGCAGGGCCTGCAGTTGAGCGTGCAGGGCGCCATCTTCGCCCAGTTCAACATGGACACGCCCTCGTATGACCTCGTGAACGCGGACTACGTCATCGGCTTTCCCGTGACGTTCCGGCACGGCAACGGGTCGCTGCGCTTTCGCATCTATCACCAGAGCTCGCACCTGGGGGATGAGCTGCTCCTCGGCGCCAATCCTCCTGACCGCGTCAACCTCAGCTTCGAAGCGACGGAGCTCCTCTATTCGCACGAATGGCGCAGCCTGCGCCTCTACGCCGGGGGCGAATACCTGCTCCACAACGAGCCGGCTGATCTCGAGCCGCTGAGCGCCCATTGGGGATTGGAGTTTCGCGGCAAGAAGGCGCTCCTGTGGCACGGGAGACCGATCGCGGGAGTGGACATGAAGAGCCTCGAGGAGCACGACTGGGCCATCGACACGAGCGTCAAGGCCGGCCTCGAGTTCGGTCATCCCGACCCGGGGCAGCGGCGGCTGCGCCTGATGGCCGAGTGGTACAGGGGATTCGACCCGCACGGCCAGTTCTACGTCAACGAAGTCGAGTACTACGGCCTCGCGCTCTCCCTGGGATTCTGA
- a CDS encoding histone deacetylase family protein — protein sequence MITFYSSLHEGHDPKHEFFRGERVPCFESPARAAFVRDELVARGHELRAPSDDSAPLLLQVHTRRYLAFLESAWSQWLQRHPANATVQPFPSVWPVRTLRSDVEPADFVARLGLYSMDNGTPLAAGTWAAAKAGADAAASAAALVASGARGVFCATRPPGHHAGADFMGGYCFLNNAAIAARALQARGCGRVALLDVDYHHGNGTQSLFYARADVLFVSIHGDPRTEYPFYLGHADEVGEGEGEGFNLNLPLPAGTSADAWFEALEVGCSRVTRHAGDALVVSLGLDTYASDPISKFGLRSDAFRRLGARVARLGLPTVFVLEGGYAVRELGVHAVDVLEGFEETPCR from the coding sequence GTGATCACCTTCTACTCCTCGCTGCACGAGGGGCACGACCCGAAGCACGAGTTCTTCCGCGGGGAACGGGTTCCCTGCTTCGAGTCCCCCGCGAGGGCGGCCTTCGTCCGCGACGAGCTCGTCGCGCGGGGCCACGAGCTGCGCGCCCCCTCGGACGACAGCGCTCCCCTGCTCCTGCAGGTCCACACTCGCCGCTATCTCGCCTTCCTCGAGTCCGCCTGGAGCCAGTGGCTGCAACGGCATCCCGCGAATGCGACCGTCCAGCCGTTCCCTTCGGTCTGGCCGGTGCGGACGCTGCGCAGCGACGTCGAGCCGGCCGATTTCGTCGCCCGGCTCGGCCTCTACTCGATGGACAACGGGACGCCTCTCGCCGCCGGCACCTGGGCCGCGGCGAAGGCAGGGGCCGACGCGGCCGCCAGCGCGGCCGCGCTCGTCGCCTCCGGCGCGCGGGGCGTGTTCTGTGCGACCCGGCCACCGGGCCATCACGCGGGGGCGGACTTCATGGGGGGCTACTGCTTTCTGAACAACGCCGCGATCGCGGCCCGGGCGCTCCAGGCCCGCGGTTGCGGCCGGGTCGCCCTGCTCGACGTCGACTACCACCACGGCAACGGCACCCAGAGCCTCTTCTACGCCCGCGCCGACGTGCTCTTCGTCAGCATCCACGGAGATCCGCGCACCGAGTACCCGTTCTACCTCGGCCACGCCGACGAGGTCGGCGAAGGAGAGGGCGAGGGCTTCAACCTGAACCTCCCGCTGCCGGCCGGCACGTCTGCCGATGCGTGGTTCGAAGCGCTGGAGGTCGGCTGCTCCCGGGTGACGCGGCACGCCGGTGACGCGCTCGTCGTCTCCCTCGGTCTCGACACGTACGCCTCGGATCCGATCTCGAAGTTCGGGCTTCGATCGGACGCCTTCCGCCGCCTCGGCGCGCGCGTTGCGCGCCTCGGGCTCCCAACCGTGTTCGTCCTGGAAGGGGGCTACGCGGTCCGGGAGCTGGGAGTCCACGCGGTGGACGTCCTGGAAGGCTTCGAGGAGACTCCGTGCCGATGA
- a CDS encoding NADPH-dependent 2,4-dienoyl-CoA reductase: protein MTKPYPHLLSPLDLGFTTLSNRVLMGSMHTGLEDRRATFPRLAAYFAERARGGVGLIVTGGFAPNVEGWLSPFGGRLATPRAARAHRMITGAVHADGGRIALQILHAGRYGYSPFSVAPSRIKAPINPFTPRALSAAGVERQIRAFVRAGVLAREAGYDGVEVMGSEGYFINEFLVTRTNKRTDRWGGTYENRMRLPVEIVGRLREAVGRDFIIVYRISMLDLVPGGSTWPEVVQLAKAIEAAGATILNTGIGWHEARIPTIATSVPRAAFAWVTRKLKGQVGIPLCTTNRINDPAVAERILAEGSADMVSMARPLLADAEFVRKASEGRAAEINTCIACNQACLDHVFSRKLASCLVNPRAGHETELVYSPAPSRKRIAVVGAGPAGLACATVLAERGHDVHLFESAAEIGGQFRMAMRVPGKEEFAETLRYFGGRVRATGVALHLGTRVGASELVAGRYDDVVLATGVVPRSPRIPGQDHPMVLSYVDVLLGGRAVGRSAAVVGAGGIGFDVAEFLVHGERPAGETGPDLARWMEEWGVTDPEVSPGGVAQPRPAPPARKVTLLQRKKSRPGAGLAKTTGWIHRASLKMKDVEMLAGVSYERIDDRGLTVRLGEKGGETRLLEVENVVLCTGQEPQRELEGPLREAGVRLHLIGGADVAAELDAKRAIDQGSRLAVSL, encoded by the coding sequence GTGACGAAACCGTACCCTCATCTCCTGTCGCCGCTGGACCTCGGCTTCACGACGCTCTCGAACCGGGTCCTGATGGGTTCGATGCACACCGGGCTCGAGGACCGAAGGGCGACCTTCCCGCGCCTCGCCGCCTATTTCGCCGAGCGCGCGCGGGGCGGCGTCGGGCTGATCGTCACGGGCGGCTTCGCGCCGAACGTCGAGGGGTGGCTGTCGCCGTTCGGGGGCCGGCTCGCGACCCCGCGGGCCGCCCGAGCGCACCGGATGATCACGGGGGCCGTCCACGCCGACGGCGGCAGGATCGCCCTCCAGATCCTCCACGCAGGCCGATACGGTTACTCGCCCTTCTCGGTCGCCCCGTCCCGGATCAAGGCGCCGATCAACCCGTTCACCCCGCGTGCGCTCTCGGCGGCCGGCGTCGAGAGGCAGATCCGGGCGTTCGTGCGCGCCGGTGTGCTCGCCCGGGAGGCCGGCTACGACGGCGTCGAAGTGATGGGCTCCGAGGGCTACTTCATAAACGAGTTCCTCGTCACCCGGACCAACAAGAGAACGGACCGGTGGGGAGGGACCTACGAGAACCGGATGCGCCTCCCGGTGGAGATCGTCGGGAGGTTGCGCGAGGCCGTCGGCCGCGACTTCATCATCGTCTACCGGATCTCGATGCTCGACCTGGTCCCCGGCGGGAGCACGTGGCCCGAGGTCGTGCAGCTCGCCAAGGCCATCGAGGCCGCCGGCGCCACGATCCTCAACACGGGCATCGGATGGCACGAGGCCCGCATCCCGACGATCGCCACGAGCGTGCCGCGCGCGGCCTTCGCCTGGGTCACGCGCAAGCTGAAAGGCCAGGTCGGGATTCCGCTCTGCACGACGAACCGGATCAACGACCCCGCGGTCGCGGAGCGGATCCTCGCCGAGGGCTCCGCCGACATGGTCTCCATGGCCCGGCCGCTTCTGGCCGACGCGGAGTTCGTGAGGAAGGCGAGCGAGGGGCGCGCCGCCGAGATCAACACGTGCATCGCCTGCAACCAGGCGTGCCTCGATCACGTCTTCAGCAGGAAGCTCGCGTCCTGTCTCGTCAACCCGCGCGCCGGACACGAGACCGAGCTCGTCTACTCGCCGGCGCCGTCCAGGAAACGGATCGCCGTGGTCGGTGCGGGGCCGGCCGGGCTCGCCTGTGCCACGGTCCTCGCCGAGCGGGGGCACGACGTGCACCTGTTCGAGTCCGCGGCCGAAATCGGTGGCCAGTTCCGGATGGCGATGCGTGTCCCGGGCAAGGAGGAGTTCGCCGAGACGCTCCGGTATTTCGGAGGGCGGGTCCGCGCCACCGGCGTCGCCCTGCACCTCGGAACGCGCGTCGGCGCGAGCGAGCTGGTCGCGGGGCGCTACGACGACGTCGTCCTCGCCACGGGCGTCGTTCCGCGGAGCCCCCGCATTCCGGGCCAGGACCACCCGATGGTCCTCTCCTACGTCGACGTGCTCCTCGGCGGAAGGGCCGTGGGCAGGTCGGCCGCCGTCGTCGGCGCCGGGGGGATCGGCTTCGACGTGGCGGAGTTCCTCGTCCATGGCGAGAGGCCAGCGGGGGAGACCGGGCCGGACCTGGCCCGATGGATGGAGGAGTGGGGCGTCACCGACCCCGAGGTCTCCCCGGGCGGAGTGGCGCAGCCCCGGCCGGCGCCGCCCGCCCGGAAGGTCACCCTCCTGCAGAGGAAGAAGAGCCGCCCGGGCGCCGGCCTCGCAAAGACCACGGGATGGATCCACCGGGCCTCGCTCAAGATGAAGGACGTCGAGATGCTCGCCGGCGTCTCCTACGAACGGATCGACGACCGTGGGCTCACCGTCCGCCTCGGAGAGAAGGGGGGAGAAACCCGGCTGCTCGAGGTCGAGAACGTCGTCCTCTGCACGGGCCAGGAGCCGCAGCGCGAGCTGGAGGGCCCGCTCAGGGAGGCCGGAGTCCGGCTGCACCTCATCGGGGGAGCGGACGTCGCGGCCGAGCTCGACGCCAAGCGCGCCATCGACCAGGGCTCGCGGCTGGCGGTCTCCCTTTGA
- a CDS encoding glycosyltransferase family 39 protein, with translation MNRSQPSVPPARRPRFEPWISLALVVFSAALALHHLSGDAATADEPVHLAAALETVRDGTGRWNPEHPPLAKALAGIALTNLPIRPADDPLHSVPGPARLLRFLYQNATPPETILFRARLPFVALLAALLLAVRAEARRRWGPWAGCAALAFAALEPTLNAHAGVVHTDLAVTLFVVLSLGPLARLARPEAQSATLLLGLLWGLAFLSKFSAPLLALCTLPFLAADVTPTLRDLPRLARRLLGAAGIALLVTLAGFGWAYRNQTPEDRHALAVDRLEVKGRSPALARAVIAAGDALPPLGNLLTGALSVALQSDVGAGANYFLGQVSREGSPWYFPVALAVKTPLGLLVGLAAALAARPSRRFAAVFGGALLLFLLLSSRTTYNIGVRHALLLFPLAAIAAGSALASPAVRLRSAAALGALFVATVEIATVHPHELSFFNALAGGLEGGRRFFVDSSLDWGQDLLRLRDAAPSFAPGGLGAVVFGGDLPARHAPVLRPPFPGEEDRPGALLAIGEAPLALGPELLRAKGALEDADRLERIRTALLKRGTRVGAIGGSIGIWRIE, from the coding sequence ATGAACCGGTCCCAGCCGAGTGTCCCGCCGGCCCGGCGGCCCCGTTTCGAGCCGTGGATATCGCTCGCCCTCGTGGTCTTTTCGGCGGCCCTCGCCCTTCACCATCTCTCGGGCGACGCCGCGACCGCCGACGAGCCCGTTCACCTCGCCGCGGCCCTGGAGACCGTCCGGGACGGAACGGGACGGTGGAATCCGGAGCACCCGCCCCTCGCGAAGGCTCTCGCCGGCATCGCTCTCACGAATCTGCCGATCCGCCCCGCCGACGACCCGCTCCACTCGGTCCCGGGTCCGGCCCGGCTCCTTCGCTTTCTGTACCAGAACGCGACCCCGCCGGAAACGATCCTCTTCCGCGCGCGGCTTCCGTTCGTCGCGCTCCTCGCAGCCCTCCTCCTGGCCGTGCGCGCCGAGGCGCGCCGCCGGTGGGGCCCGTGGGCCGGGTGCGCCGCCCTCGCCTTCGCCGCGCTCGAGCCGACCCTCAACGCCCACGCGGGCGTGGTGCACACCGACCTGGCCGTGACCTTGTTCGTCGTCCTCTCGCTCGGCCCGCTCGCGCGCCTCGCGCGGCCCGAGGCGCAGAGCGCCACCCTTCTGCTCGGACTCCTCTGGGGCCTCGCCTTCCTCTCGAAGTTCAGCGCGCCCCTCCTCGCCCTCTGTACGCTCCCCTTCCTCGCGGCCGACGTCACGCCCACCCTTCGGGACCTCCCGCGCCTCGCGCGCCGCCTCCTCGGCGCCGCCGGGATCGCCCTGCTCGTCACGCTCGCCGGCTTCGGATGGGCATACCGGAACCAGACGCCAGAGGACCGCCACGCCCTCGCCGTCGACCGGCTCGAGGTGAAGGGGCGCTCCCCAGCCCTGGCCCGCGCCGTCATTGCCGCCGGAGACGCACTCCCGCCGCTGGGCAACCTCCTCACGGGCGCCCTCTCCGTCGCGCTGCAGAGCGACGTCGGGGCCGGAGCGAACTACTTCCTCGGGCAGGTCTCGCGCGAGGGGTCACCCTGGTACTTCCCCGTCGCTCTCGCCGTCAAGACGCCCCTCGGACTCCTCGTCGGACTCGCGGCGGCTCTCGCGGCGCGTCCGTCGCGCCGATTCGCCGCCGTCTTCGGAGGCGCGCTGCTCCTCTTCCTCCTCCTCTCCTCGCGGACGACCTACAACATCGGCGTCCGCCACGCACTTCTCCTCTTTCCGCTCGCCGCCATCGCCGCCGGGTCCGCTCTCGCCTCACCGGCCGTCCGCCTTCGCAGCGCCGCCGCGCTCGGAGCGCTCTTCGTGGCGACCGTCGAGATCGCCACGGTCCACCCCCACGAGCTGTCGTTCTTCAACGCCCTTGCGGGAGGGCTCGAAGGGGGGCGCCGCTTCTTCGTCGACAGCAGCCTCGACTGGGGCCAGGACCTCCTCCGCCTGAGGGACGCCGCTCCCTCCTTCGCACCGGGCGGGCTCGGCGCCGTCGTCTTCGGAGGCGACCTCCCTGCCCGTCACGCCCCGGTCCTTCGCCCGCCCTTCCCGGGAGAGGAAGACCGTCCCGGCGCCCTCCTGGCCATCGGTGAAGCCCCGCTCGCCCTCGGCCCGGAGCTCCTGCGCGCCAAGGGCGCTCTCGAGGACGCCGACCGGCTCGAGCGCATTCGCACCGCCCTCCTCAAGCGCGGCACCCGCGTCGGAGCCATTGGCGGCTCGATCGGAATCTGGCGCATCGAGTAG
- the amrA gene encoding AmmeMemoRadiSam system protein A, with amino-acid sequence MLSEGEKAELLKRARHAAARALGLPEGRRDLPQAEGRLAEPGAAFVTWKKDGRLRGCIGSVEPWRPLSQDVEENAVAALLRDPRFAPAQPRDLSKLSLDVSVMTPLEEVTEPLTQIEIGVHGVVARKGQRSGLLLPQVAPEWGWDVPTLLSQVCLKAGLPEDAWRSGHPPATVYRFSAEVFGESA; translated from the coding sequence ATGCTCTCCGAAGGCGAGAAGGCCGAGCTGCTGAAGCGGGCGCGCCACGCGGCGGCCCGCGCCCTCGGCCTCCCCGAGGGGAGGCGGGACCTTCCGCAGGCCGAGGGGCGCCTCGCCGAGCCCGGGGCCGCGTTCGTGACCTGGAAGAAGGACGGCCGGCTGCGAGGCTGCATCGGCAGCGTCGAGCCGTGGCGGCCCCTTTCCCAGGACGTGGAAGAGAACGCCGTGGCGGCCCTCCTTCGCGATCCGCGCTTTGCTCCGGCCCAGCCTCGCGACCTGTCGAAGCTCTCTCTGGACGTATCGGTCATGACCCCGCTCGAGGAGGTGACCGAGCCCCTCACGCAGATCGAGATCGGCGTTCACGGCGTCGTCGCGCGAAAGGGGCAGCGTTCCGGCCTGCTTCTTCCGCAGGTCGCCCCGGAGTGGGGCTGGGACGTCCCGACGCTCCTCTCCCAGGTGTGCCTGAAGGCGGGCCTCCCGGAAGATGCCTGGAGATCGGGCCATCCGCCCGCGACGGTCTACCGCTTCTCGGCAGAGGTCTTCGGGGAGAGCGCGTAG